From Rhodococcus sp. B7740, one genomic window encodes:
- a CDS encoding ATP-binding cassette domain-containing protein translates to MTTPAIEAQNLVKTFGKQRAVDGVGLTVPTGAVYGVLGPNGAGKTTTVRMLATLLRPDGGSARIFGHDVVADATAVRSLVGVTGQYASVDEDLTATENLVVFSRLLGLGRRESKAKAVELLEEFGLTEAAHRPLKMFSGGMRRRLDLAASLISAPPLLFLDEPTTGLDPRTRAQMWDTIRRLVAEGSTVLLTTQYLDEADQLCDRIAVIDHGRVIAENTADGLKSSVGTSALSLTLTDRHRIDDARALVATQLGTDVSVSPESARLTAPMTDTSMTPDILIRLRDFGIEVGEITVTKPSLDEVFLTLTGKSADEDAA, encoded by the coding sequence ATGACCACACCAGCAATCGAGGCCCAGAACCTCGTCAAGACATTCGGTAAGCAACGCGCCGTCGACGGCGTCGGCCTGACCGTTCCCACCGGGGCGGTCTACGGCGTCCTCGGCCCCAACGGCGCGGGCAAGACCACGACGGTCCGCATGCTCGCCACCCTCCTGCGACCCGACGGCGGCTCGGCCCGCATCTTCGGCCACGATGTCGTCGCCGACGCCACCGCCGTCCGGTCTCTCGTCGGTGTCACCGGCCAGTACGCCTCGGTCGACGAGGACCTCACCGCAACCGAAAATCTCGTCGTCTTCTCCCGGCTGCTCGGACTCGGCCGCCGCGAGAGCAAAGCCAAAGCCGTCGAACTCCTCGAGGAATTCGGGCTGACCGAAGCGGCACACCGACCGTTGAAGATGTTCTCCGGTGGGATGCGTCGACGCCTCGATCTGGCCGCGAGCCTGATCTCGGCTCCGCCGCTGCTGTTCCTCGACGAGCCGACCACCGGCCTCGACCCCCGCACCCGAGCGCAGATGTGGGACACCATCCGTCGACTCGTCGCCGAGGGCTCGACCGTCCTGCTCACCACCCAGTACCTCGACGAGGCCGACCAACTGTGCGATCGAATCGCGGTGATCGACCACGGTCGTGTCATCGCCGAGAACACCGCCGACGGGCTCAAGTCGTCGGTAGGCACCTCCGCACTGTCTCTGACCCTCACGGACCGACACCGGATCGACGACGCCCGAGCGCTCGTCGCGACGCAACTGGGCACAGATGTGTCGGTCAGCCCCGAGTCCGCTCGACTGACCGCACCGATGACGGACACGTCGATGACCCCGGACATCTTGATTCGCTTGCGCGACTTCGGCATCGAGGTCGGCGAGATCACCGTCACCAAACCCAGCCTGGACGAGGTCTTCCTGACTCTCACCGGCAAGAGCGCAGACGAGGACGCAGCATGA
- a CDS encoding ABC transporter permease: MTTTLTRRSSTYIDPADRPVVRHIGLARTVTQSITMGYRGLLKLRHNPEQLTDVVLLPVIFTLMFSYIFGGAVAGDVTSYLPMIVPGILVQTVITGSVVTGTQLREDMDKGVFDRFRSLPIARISPLAGALMADVIRYLIAAVVCFATGFAMGYHPAGGALGLLGAVLLVMFCAWAISWIFALLGTLMSKASSVQGISMLVLFPLTFLSNAFVDTSTMPSWLRAFADVNPVSHLVTAVRELANNGHFGIHVVYSLVGGAVIVAIFAPLTVRMYMRKA; this comes from the coding sequence ATGACCACCACACTCACCCGACGGTCTTCGACATACATCGACCCCGCCGACCGACCGGTCGTGCGCCACATCGGTCTGGCCCGCACCGTCACCCAGTCGATCACCATGGGATACCGCGGGCTGCTCAAACTCCGCCACAATCCGGAACAGCTCACCGACGTGGTGCTGCTGCCGGTCATCTTCACCCTGATGTTCAGCTACATCTTCGGCGGTGCGGTTGCGGGCGACGTCACCTCGTACCTGCCGATGATCGTGCCGGGAATCCTGGTCCAGACGGTCATCACCGGGTCCGTCGTCACCGGCACCCAGCTGCGAGAAGACATGGACAAGGGCGTCTTCGACCGCTTCCGATCACTCCCGATCGCTCGAATCTCCCCGCTCGCAGGAGCATTGATGGCCGATGTCATCCGCTACCTGATCGCCGCCGTGGTCTGCTTCGCCACCGGCTTCGCGATGGGCTACCACCCGGCGGGCGGAGCACTCGGTCTCCTCGGAGCCGTGCTGCTGGTGATGTTCTGTGCATGGGCGATCAGTTGGATCTTCGCACTGCTGGGCACCCTGATGAGCAAAGCCTCATCGGTTCAGGGCATCTCGATGCTGGTGTTGTTCCCACTGACGTTCCTGTCCAACGCCTTCGTCGACACCAGCACCATGCCGAGCTGGTTGCGCGCCTTCGCCGACGTCAACCCCGTCTCGCACCTGGTGACGGCCGTTCGTGAGCTGGCGAACAACGGGCACTTCGGAATTCACGTCGTGTACTCCCTCGTCGGCGGTGCCGTCATCGTCGCGATCTTCGCCCCACTGACCGTCCGCATGTACATGCGCAAGGCCTAG
- a CDS encoding sensor domain-containing phosphodiesterase produces the protein MDGEVADTARSRSRRQSDSARRYLDVEATTPALRSTVEFAARSVGFAIAQLNVLDEDTQYTLVNVGGPPVSTVVRADTLCDDVVRSGEPAVVAHGRVHATTRQRAILDDNGIASYASVPLRGREGLVIGTLCLLDRTTRSLSGEQMRELEQFASVLEEQLDLHRRVGSGVSRLGSDNDIADSIADGHIVPWFQSIVDLRTEKIVGFEALARWHHPTRGMVVPADFVPFAEASELIIDVDLSVLAQAAVEMKKWHVHRPDLRLTVNISGRHLAHPDGVSQLQRAIASSGVSPSSISLELTETTAVTPGPLLRRHIDDVHRLGFRVLLDDFGSGWSSLERLVTLQPDGIKIDGHLTRFVDTVAGRAMIRSLAGVAKDLDLTMIVEGIESREQADAVLELGCTLAQGYLWSRPQSATAVLRATADDASTG, from the coding sequence GTGGACGGTGAGGTCGCGGACACCGCGCGCTCTCGGTCTCGCCGGCAGAGCGACTCGGCTCGTCGATACCTCGATGTCGAGGCGACGACGCCCGCTCTGCGGTCGACGGTCGAATTCGCCGCACGCAGCGTCGGATTCGCCATCGCGCAGCTCAACGTGCTCGACGAAGACACTCAGTACACGCTGGTCAACGTCGGCGGACCGCCGGTGTCGACGGTCGTACGAGCCGACACCCTCTGCGACGACGTGGTGCGCTCCGGCGAACCCGCCGTCGTGGCGCACGGTCGCGTCCATGCCACCACCCGGCAGCGCGCCATCCTCGACGACAACGGCATCGCGTCCTACGCGTCGGTTCCGCTGCGCGGGCGCGAGGGCCTGGTGATCGGCACCCTCTGCCTGCTCGATCGCACGACGCGCTCGCTCTCGGGTGAGCAGATGCGCGAACTCGAACAGTTCGCGTCGGTGCTGGAGGAACAACTCGACCTGCATCGCCGCGTCGGATCGGGCGTCAGCCGGCTCGGGAGCGACAACGACATCGCCGACTCCATCGCCGACGGCCACATCGTCCCCTGGTTCCAATCGATCGTGGATCTGCGGACCGAGAAGATCGTCGGCTTCGAGGCCTTGGCGCGTTGGCATCACCCCACTCGCGGGATGGTGGTGCCTGCGGACTTCGTGCCGTTCGCCGAAGCCAGTGAACTGATCATCGACGTCGACCTCAGTGTGCTCGCGCAGGCCGCGGTCGAAATGAAGAAGTGGCACGTCCATCGTCCGGACCTGCGGCTGACCGTCAACATCTCGGGACGCCACCTGGCCCATCCCGACGGGGTCAGTCAGTTGCAGCGCGCCATCGCGTCCTCCGGTGTGTCGCCGTCGTCGATCTCGCTCGAGCTCACCGAGACCACCGCCGTGACGCCGGGGCCGTTGCTGCGCAGGCACATCGACGACGTGCATCGGCTCGGCTTCAGGGTGCTGCTCGACGATTTCGGTTCGGGCTGGTCCTCACTCGAACGGCTGGTGACCCTTCAGCCCGACGGCATCAAGATCGACGGGCACCTGACGCGATTCGTCGACACCGTGGCCGGACGGGCGATGATCAGGTCGTTGGCCGGAGTGGCGAAGGATCTCGATCTGACGATGATCGTCGAGGGCATCGAGAGTCGCGAACAGGCCGACGCTGTGCTCGAACTCGGCTGCACTCTGGCTCAGGGGTATCTGTGGTCGAGGCCGCAGTCGGCAACGGCGGTGCTGCGCGCGACCGCCGACGACGCGTCGACGGGCTAG
- a CDS encoding nuclear transport factor 2 family protein, with product MPPASAGRPSADNDVSTVLDLERELQTAECRRDRERLARLLADDFTEVGASGTVWDKSSILDMLGSEGSVEIEMIEPVGRVIGPDYVLLQWISRTSKMHARRTSLWRRTNTGWELVHHQGTPLE from the coding sequence ATGCCGCCTGCCTCCGCCGGTCGACCCAGCGCTGACAACGACGTGTCGACGGTTCTCGACCTCGAACGAGAGCTGCAGACTGCCGAATGTCGACGCGACCGCGAGCGGCTTGCCCGTCTGCTCGCCGACGACTTCACCGAGGTCGGAGCGTCGGGCACGGTGTGGGACAAGTCGTCGATACTCGACATGCTCGGTAGCGAAGGCTCCGTCGAGATCGAGATGATCGAACCCGTCGGACGGGTGATCGGTCCAGATTATGTTCTGCTGCAGTGGATTTCGCGAACGTCGAAGATGCACGCCCGTAGAACCTCGCTGTGGCGGCGTACGAACACCGGATGGGAACTGGTGCACCATCAAGGCACGCCGCTCGAATGA
- a CDS encoding VOC family protein, whose protein sequence is MDILASRTILRPVDYERTLAFYRDGLSLAVCREYPGGTVFFAGQGLLEIAAHHRGDESGSFSGALWLQVRDIASATEELTAAGIEIVREARTEPWGLIEMWIEDPDAIPIVLVQIPQDHPLRKDNR, encoded by the coding sequence GTGGACATCCTCGCTTCTCGGACAATTCTGCGACCCGTCGACTACGAGAGGACACTCGCGTTCTACCGTGACGGTCTGTCGTTGGCAGTATGTCGCGAATACCCCGGCGGAACGGTGTTCTTCGCGGGTCAGGGTCTGCTCGAGATCGCTGCGCATCATCGCGGCGACGAATCGGGTTCGTTCTCCGGCGCGCTGTGGTTGCAGGTACGCGATATCGCCTCTGCTACAGAGGAATTGACGGCCGCCGGGATCGAGATCGTGCGTGAGGCACGCACCGAGCCGTGGGGCCTGATCGAGATGTGGATCGAGGATCCGGACGCGATTCCCATCGTGCTGGTGCAGATCCCGCAGGATCATCCGCTGCGAAAGGACAACCGCTAG
- a CDS encoding alpha/beta hydrolase — translation MTTRRLARIGSFWQDSRADRYCRALHPVGLLFAVVFFALSMTPSLLPRVWYLQAVATGISIAIGYGVGCLIAWVVRTCGVSPDWSEQWRRRGWWALAVAAAVAVPLFLILGSWWQQIVRKLVGVEDPGRPLYIAVLVVSVVVAVAVLALGRLLRRASQALTRWGKQYVPKPVARIASVIVVALLVVFAVNGALVRGIVAVAEQSASTADRGNHEGVEKPTAAELSGSDASNEEWESLGQEGRRFVVSGVSPDEISEFTGRPAVQPIRVYAGVESADTVEGVADRVVAELERTGAFSRAVLGVATTTGRGWVNENVARPLEYLYDGNSAIASMQYSFLPSPMAFLADRQTPQDAGRALFEAVYEVWSELPEDARPKLVLFGESLGAYGGQDAFSGAQDMIARIDGALWVGNPNFTPQWARITAGRDAGSREILPVVDGGEHVRFASSSGDLDIDGPWEEPRIVYWQHASDPIVWWSPDLILNRPDWLREPRGADVDPGVQWFPFVTFWQLTFDQVFSTDVDDGHGHSYGADAVNMWADILEPPGWSDADVTRLYEKMAG, via the coding sequence GTGACCACACGGCGGTTGGCCCGGATCGGCTCCTTCTGGCAGGACTCGCGAGCGGATCGGTACTGCCGCGCGCTCCATCCCGTCGGCCTGTTGTTCGCCGTGGTGTTCTTCGCGCTGTCGATGACGCCGTCCCTGTTGCCCCGCGTCTGGTACCTGCAGGCGGTGGCCACCGGTATCAGCATCGCGATCGGATACGGCGTCGGCTGCCTGATCGCGTGGGTGGTTCGAACCTGCGGGGTGTCGCCGGACTGGTCCGAGCAGTGGCGTCGACGCGGGTGGTGGGCGTTGGCTGTTGCTGCGGCGGTGGCCGTTCCGTTGTTTCTGATCCTGGGATCGTGGTGGCAGCAGATCGTTCGCAAGCTCGTCGGTGTGGAGGACCCCGGCAGGCCGCTGTACATCGCGGTACTGGTCGTCTCCGTGGTGGTGGCCGTCGCTGTCTTGGCGTTGGGTCGTCTGCTGCGGCGGGCTTCTCAGGCCTTGACGCGGTGGGGCAAGCAATATGTGCCGAAGCCGGTCGCACGGATCGCCAGCGTGATCGTCGTGGCCCTGTTGGTGGTGTTCGCCGTCAACGGCGCACTCGTTCGCGGCATCGTTGCGGTCGCGGAACAGTCGGCCTCGACTGCGGACCGCGGCAACCACGAGGGCGTCGAGAAGCCCACCGCGGCCGAACTGTCGGGTTCGGACGCCTCGAACGAGGAGTGGGAATCCCTGGGGCAGGAGGGGCGACGCTTCGTCGTGTCCGGGGTATCACCGGACGAGATCAGTGAGTTCACCGGAAGGCCTGCGGTGCAACCGATCCGTGTCTACGCGGGCGTGGAGTCCGCGGACACCGTCGAAGGCGTCGCCGATCGGGTGGTGGCCGAGCTCGAACGCACCGGCGCATTCTCCCGCGCTGTACTGGGCGTCGCGACGACGACCGGACGCGGGTGGGTGAACGAAAACGTCGCTCGCCCTCTGGAATACCTGTACGACGGCAACTCGGCGATCGCGTCGATGCAGTACTCGTTTCTGCCGAGCCCGATGGCATTTCTGGCCGATCGACAGACTCCGCAGGACGCCGGACGAGCCCTCTTCGAGGCGGTCTACGAGGTGTGGAGCGAACTCCCCGAGGATGCGCGACCCAAGCTGGTGTTGTTCGGTGAAAGCCTCGGTGCCTACGGCGGACAGGACGCGTTCAGCGGCGCGCAGGACATGATCGCGCGCATCGACGGTGCCCTGTGGGTCGGCAACCCGAACTTCACCCCCCAATGGGCACGCATCACGGCCGGACGCGACGCCGGTTCTCGCGAGATACTGCCTGTCGTCGACGGCGGCGAACACGTGCGCTTCGCGAGTTCGTCCGGTGACCTCGACATCGACGGACCGTGGGAAGAGCCGCGAATCGTGTACTGGCAGCACGCATCCGACCCGATCGTGTGGTGGTCACCGGATCTGATCCTGAACCGGCCCGACTGGTTACGCGAACCCCGCGGTGCCGACGTCGACCCAGGAGTGCAGTGGTTCCCGTTCGTGACCTTCTGGCAGTTGACGTTCGATCAGGTCTTCTCCACCGACGTCGACGACGGACACGGCCACAGTTACGGAGCCGACGCCGTGAACATGTGGGCCGACATCCTCGAGCCGCCCGGCTGGTCCGACGCCGATGTGACGCGGTTGTACGAGAAAATGGCGGGCTGA
- a CDS encoding GGDEF domain-containing protein, with protein MISTSNRRNHHSAAGALRDWFTQPYDYRWMADFQNSRPAGRIIRWVLACLTLNFGVLAVVSLFAEDTTRSPLAIAWKSALIVMVVAVSAAWITRPFPGRLGVVAFAVFADLGTASTLWINPLTDALLTCTLFAVIGTFCTFCLSPRWLLAHLVFAVTCTLVAAAATYSRGEVDIASLIFRTNVVLLTIAAVPLVSHLLITILTDDARRSLLDPLTGLANRRGLDAAIDDVWPRGREKDQCSAAVMIDIDRFKSVNDLYGHEEGDAVILRVAQRLRAHLGEYGVVARTGGEEYLAVVSTSRLHIDALVHGVRRALRDPEDPIAVTVSVGAAIVHAGSPVWDQNIEVVTRATRMADSMMYEAKAAGGNRIATTEL; from the coding sequence GTGATTTCGACGTCGAACCGCCGAAACCACCACAGTGCTGCGGGCGCTCTGCGAGACTGGTTCACCCAGCCCTACGACTATCGCTGGATGGCGGACTTCCAGAACTCCCGGCCCGCCGGAAGAATCATCCGGTGGGTGTTGGCATGCCTGACGCTCAATTTCGGTGTGCTGGCGGTGGTGTCGTTGTTCGCCGAGGACACCACACGCAGCCCGCTCGCCATCGCCTGGAAATCGGCTCTGATCGTCATGGTCGTGGCCGTCAGCGCGGCCTGGATCACCAGACCGTTTCCCGGCCGGCTCGGGGTGGTGGCCTTTGCGGTCTTCGCCGATCTGGGGACGGCGTCGACGCTGTGGATCAACCCGCTCACGGACGCCCTGCTGACGTGCACGCTGTTCGCCGTGATCGGAACGTTCTGCACGTTCTGCCTCAGCCCCCGCTGGCTGCTGGCGCACCTGGTGTTCGCGGTGACATGCACTCTCGTTGCCGCCGCAGCGACGTACTCCCGCGGGGAGGTGGACATCGCATCACTGATCTTCCGGACGAACGTCGTGCTGCTCACGATCGCCGCAGTTCCGCTCGTCTCGCATCTGTTGATCACCATCCTGACCGACGATGCGCGTCGTTCGTTGCTCGATCCGTTGACCGGCCTGGCCAATCGTCGCGGTCTCGACGCTGCCATCGACGATGTGTGGCCACGCGGCCGAGAGAAGGATCAGTGCTCGGCGGCAGTGATGATCGACATCGACCGGTTCAAATCGGTGAACGATCTGTACGGGCACGAGGAAGGCGACGCGGTCATCCTGCGCGTCGCCCAACGTCTACGCGCACATCTGGGCGAATACGGTGTGGTCGCACGCACCGGCGGGGAGGAGTACCTCGCCGTCGTCTCGACGTCCCGCCTCCACATCGACGCGCTGGTCCACGGGGTGCGCCGAGCACTGCGCGATCCCGAGGATCCGATTGCGGTGACGGTCAGCGTGGGGGCTGCGATCGTGCACGCGGGTTCACCGGTGTGGGATCAGAACATCGAAGTCGTGACACGGGCAACGCGGATGGCGGATTCGATGATGTACGAGGCGAAGGCTGCCGGCGGTAACCGAATCGCGACGACCGAACTGTGA
- a CDS encoding PIG-L family deacetylase: MSVLVCFHAHPDDEVFGTGGVMRLAADAGHRVVLVTATDGALGEYPDGILAEGETLAERRRIELDRSAAALGVARIVRLHYADSGMAGTAENANPDAFCNVDVDTAAQRLAEVLLEEKADVVTIYDPNGGYGHPDHIQVHVVGKRATEIAETRFVYETTTNRDHMRRLMEANPHWGEEASPPDLETFGLPETEITTVVDVSGAMDAKRAAMEAHETQIGDFGPFLQMSPEDLATTFGTEWFRKLRGTGGVGLTETSLPL, encoded by the coding sequence ATGAGTGTCCTGGTTTGCTTCCATGCACATCCCGACGACGAGGTGTTCGGGACCGGCGGGGTGATGCGCCTCGCCGCCGACGCCGGCCATCGCGTCGTCCTGGTCACCGCCACCGACGGTGCCCTCGGCGAATATCCCGACGGCATCCTCGCCGAGGGCGAGACGTTGGCCGAGCGCAGGCGCATCGAGCTCGATCGTTCGGCGGCCGCTCTCGGTGTCGCCCGCATCGTGCGGCTGCACTATGCCGATTCCGGTATGGCAGGCACTGCAGAGAACGCGAACCCCGACGCGTTCTGCAACGTCGATGTCGACACCGCGGCCCAGCGATTGGCCGAGGTGCTGCTCGAAGAGAAGGCCGACGTCGTCACCATCTACGACCCGAACGGTGGCTACGGTCACCCGGACCACATCCAGGTTCACGTCGTCGGCAAGCGCGCCACCGAGATCGCCGAGACTCGCTTCGTGTACGAGACCACCACCAACCGCGATCACATGCGCAGACTGATGGAGGCCAATCCGCACTGGGGCGAGGAAGCGTCACCGCCGGACCTGGAAACCTTCGGTCTGCCGGAAACCGAGATCACGACGGTGGTCGACGTGTCCGGCGCGATGGACGCCAAACGGGCAGCGATGGAAGCCCACGAAACACAGATCGGCGACTTCGGACCGTTTCTGCAGATGTCTCCGGAAGACCTCGCCACCACGTTCGGCACCGAATGGTTCAGAAAGCTCCGCGGCACCGGCGGCGTCGGGCTCACGGAGACCTCGCTCCCACTCTGA
- the menE gene encoding o-succinylbenzoate--CoA ligase encodes MPRLSRMLAGDGPALLPVPTDDPRETERLHDALAPGTPIDDGVALVVATSGTTGVPKGAMLSASALVASATATEERLGGPGSWLLALPAHHIAGMQVLLRSVLAGTSPVVMDVSRGFDPSALIDAVGLMSGPLRYTSLVPGQLLKAFEIPEAIAALASLDAVLLGGAATPAPLREKAQDAGIRLVRTYGMSETAGGCVYDGVPLHSTVVRIDDGRVVLGGKTVASGYRGLPDHPAFAEPGWFRTDDAGTIVDGVLSISGRLDEAISTGGLTVVPQVVEAALATHPAIRECAVVGLPDERLGQKVVVAVVASAPVTLADLRTHVAASLDITAAPRELYLLDSLPTRGPGKLNRAELRTVLQKL; translated from the coding sequence ATGCCGCGGCTGAGCCGCATGCTCGCAGGCGACGGCCCGGCCCTGCTTCCCGTGCCCACCGACGATCCGCGTGAGACCGAGCGCCTGCACGACGCGCTGGCACCGGGGACTCCCATCGACGACGGCGTCGCCCTGGTCGTCGCGACCTCGGGAACGACGGGTGTCCCCAAGGGAGCCATGTTGTCCGCTTCTGCACTGGTGGCCTCGGCGACGGCCACCGAGGAACGACTCGGCGGACCGGGGTCGTGGCTGCTGGCGTTGCCCGCACACCACATCGCCGGAATGCAGGTGCTGCTTCGCAGTGTGCTCGCCGGAACCTCGCCCGTCGTGATGGACGTGTCGAGAGGTTTCGATCCCTCCGCTCTGATCGACGCGGTTGGCCTGATGTCGGGACCCCTGCGCTACACCTCACTGGTCCCCGGACAATTGCTGAAGGCATTCGAGATCCCCGAAGCGATCGCGGCCCTCGCCTCACTGGACGCAGTCCTCCTCGGCGGGGCCGCGACACCGGCACCGCTGCGAGAGAAGGCACAGGACGCGGGCATCCGATTGGTGCGGACCTACGGAATGAGCGAAACGGCAGGCGGCTGTGTGTACGACGGAGTTCCACTGCACAGCACCGTCGTACGCATCGACGACGGCAGGGTCGTGCTGGGTGGAAAGACCGTGGCCTCGGGCTACCGCGGGCTACCCGATCATCCGGCGTTCGCCGAACCCGGATGGTTCCGCACCGACGACGCCGGAACCATCGTCGACGGGGTCCTGAGCATCTCCGGACGACTCGACGAAGCGATCTCGACCGGCGGGCTGACCGTCGTGCCGCAGGTCGTCGAGGCTGCACTGGCAACACACCCCGCAATACGAGAATGCGCCGTCGTGGGATTGCCCGACGAGCGACTGGGCCAGAAAGTGGTGGTCGCAGTCGTCGCCTCTGCTCCGGTGACATTGGCGGACCTACGCACCCACGTTGCTGCCTCGCTCGACATCACCGCCGCACCACGCGAGTTGTATCTACTCGACTCACTACCCACACGAGGTCCGGGAAAACTGAACAGGGCCGAACTGCGCACCGTGCTGCAGAAACTCTGA